In Populus nigra chromosome 1, ddPopNigr1.1, whole genome shotgun sequence, one genomic interval encodes:
- the LOC133700624 gene encoding uncharacterized protein LOC133700624, translating to MAKNRNKKKEKNGAVSMDVAEPTVSDLPQAMDTSESGAQKSAPVTSVRKTKGRPMKRSKNVRKMKAIAKAISNNEITVEKGLKKDGKTTRTQSAKKLYE from the exons ATGGCgaaaaacagaaacaagaagaaggagaagaacgGTGCCGTGTCAATGGACGTCGCAGAGCCCACTGTTTCAGATCTTCCTCAAG CGATGGACACGTCAGAGTCTGGAGCTCAAAAATCAGCTCCTGTTACTTCTGTTAG AAAGACAAAGGGAAGACCAATGAAGAGATCAAAGAATGTTCGGAAGATGAAAGCAATAGCTAAAGCTATATCTAACAATGAGATAACTGTTGAGAAAGGTTTGAAGAAAGATGGTAAAACAACAAGAACTCAATCAGCAAAAAAGTTGTACGAGTGA